From Myxococcales bacterium, the proteins below share one genomic window:
- the tuf gene encoding elongation factor Tu (EF-Tu; promotes GTP-dependent binding of aminoacyl-tRNA to the A-site of ribosomes during protein biosynthesis; when the tRNA anticodon matches the mRNA codon, GTP hydrolysis results; the inactive EF-Tu-GDP leaves the ribosome and release of GDP is promoted by elongation factor Ts; many prokaryotes have two copies of the gene encoding EF-Tu): MAKAKFERTKPHVNIGTIGHIDHGKTTLTSAITKVMSKHGLAAA; the protein is encoded by the coding sequence ATGGCAAAGGCCAAGTTTGAGCGGACGAAGCCGCACGTGAACATTGGGACGATCGGCCACATCGATCACGGGAAGACGACGCTGACCAGCGCGATCACGAAGGTGATGTCGAAGCACGGCTTGGCGGCGGC